TCAACTCCTGCGGGTAGGTGCCGATCAGCATGACCCGCGCCTTGTCAGCGATGAACGCCCAGCACGCGCCCGAGCCGTCGCACGCATCGGGTCCACCGGACCACACGGCGTTGGTGAACGCCCAGGAAATCAGCGGCGGGATGGTCTTGGCCAGGACCAGCACGGCCAGCACCGTGAGCACGGAATTGAACCAGCCCGAAAAGAGATTGGTCCGCAACCAGAGGAGCACGCCCGCGTCGGTAACGGGCGGCGGGGCATCGGGCGAGGGGATGAAAGTCTTGAGTTGTTCGCTCATCGTTCCACCAGCTGCACCTTGGCGTTGAACCAGTTCATGACCAGGGAGACAATCAGGTTGATGGTCAGGTAGACCGCCATCCACATGCCGATGATCTCGATGGCCTGGTCGTTCTGGCCAATGATGGTCCCGCCGATGGAGACCATGTCCGGATATCCGATGGCCACTGCCAGGGAGCTGTTCTTGATCAGGCTAGTGTAGTCGTTGGTGGTGGCCGGGATGCAGACGCGCAGAGTCTGGGGCAGGATCACCTTGCGCATGATCGGTCCCGGGCTGAGCCCCAGGGCCTTGGCCGCGTCCAGCTGGCCCGCGTCCACGGACTGGATGCCGCTGCGCACATTTTCCCCGATGAATGCGGCGGTATACAGGACCAGGCCGATAAGCAGGGCCGAAAATTCGGGCCGCAGCACCATGCCGCCCTTGAAATTAAACCCGCTGAGCACGGGCACGTCGAATTCGAGCGGTTGCCCGGCGAGGAAATACGCAGCCGCGGGAAGCCCGAGAAGCAGTCCGAGGGACATCCACCCCGAGTGCAGGCCGCGACCGGTTTCATCGCGCATCCGTCTGGACACGCGCACCAGGGCCACCGAGACCGCAATGGCCGCGACCAGGGCCAGGACCACCCAGCCCATGCCATCCTGGAAAAGCGGGCGGGGAACATACACGCCCCGGTTGTTGATGAAGATGTCGCCGAAGGGAACCAGGCTCGTGCGCGGGGACGGCAAAAAGGCCAGCAACGTGGAGTAGCAGAAGAACAGGGTCAGCAGCAGCGGGACGTTTCTGAGCACCTCCACATACACGGCGGCTAGGTGGGCCACCAGCCAGTTGCCCGATACGCGGGCCACGCCGACAATGACCCCGAGGATCGTCGCCAGCACGATGGCCAAGGCGGACACGAACAGGGTGTTCAGAATGCCCACTGCGAAGGCCCGGCCGTAGGTATTGGCAGGCGAGTAGGACATCAGGCTGTCGTTAATGGGCAGGCCGCCCTCCACGGACAGAAAGCCGAAACCCGAGGCGATGTTGC
This DNA window, taken from Desulfomicrobium sp. ZS1, encodes the following:
- a CDS encoding amino acid ABC transporter permease, producing MNTSKLKEQLPALLTQVLVVGAILYVALQLFHNTQANLEARNIASGFGFLSVEGGLPINDSLMSYSPANTYGRAFAVGILNTLFVSALAIVLATILGVIVGVARVSGNWLVAHLAAVYVEVLRNVPLLLTLFFCYSTLLAFLPSPRTSLVPFGDIFINNRGVYVPRPLFQDGMGWVVLALVAAIAVSVALVRVSRRMRDETGRGLHSGWMSLGLLLGLPAAAYFLAGQPLEFDVPVLSGFNFKGGMVLRPEFSALLIGLVLYTAAFIGENVRSGIQSVDAGQLDAAKALGLSPGPIMRKVILPQTLRVCIPATTNDYTSLIKNSSLAVAIGYPDMVSIGGTIIGQNDQAIEIIGMWMAVYLTINLIVSLVMNWFNAKVQLVER